A genome region from Anopheles stephensi strain Indian chromosome 2, UCI_ANSTEP_V1.0, whole genome shotgun sequence includes the following:
- the LOC118508446 gene encoding WD repeat-containing protein on Y chromosome, translating to MAGRLSCASSDKEIHRFVTREQIGFLHGRFRLQNDRLTLVELRELLSGIGLHYTDEEYRTLWLQINTDHDEYCQWDEFLSYLILGFQDDDPLAVKQSLDPPISDELCLKLRRQVYNIIKIDFCPMVYYDGSVSWSQGHWITTSREGVIQFWTEDWKPAMTARSVPSNLKRSKTWVLETVPLPDMSMFCVAGLETELRFYDVVASSFTLKLVIERLPHPISAMAYRFNHHEPGKLITGDYDGHIRLFEFHPERKATSSSETYSAIARVTLQDVLHGKYPPLEGTDYGRLLPDIVRSVQFIESLGSFIACAEVNPLASTRGRSREEQPCSMVLHPLEMPPSASVTKFYVPRGVTCFAFEPSNELLVSGGPDCDLRLWDIHRPDKPSVVLVGHTSSITFVFLQDAAEKIYSLDQKKIIKVWDVRNRVLLQTFSQFSTVLVKGVPACAYYNARERELVVASNKLFVTACCPEIALDRTDGDSHTKPVSVLLYNELYQLVVSCGFDSFIIVWDHRLNRKMTIITEAHTQVRNGVLEPVEITAGCFDGKQQLLLTGARNGSMKIWNISGRTCMRTIQMDDDCEVTAVFWQANRILAMGWNHRVVEYAAFAENDEYPRGLQWRKLHSDDILCAAVSGTTPGVMATSSYAGELVFWMLETGQPYRRYDATNPRSRIPILFREGPESKPRKLTPRRSIFLASTGSLQQRRLSRIQMPSGLEQMRRLSIQSLLFLPCRPMMADHGTMVGSLDNGTVQVWSHHAHGGFKAQFNGIHMAGDRIITMATDKANRFLFTGTALGYVKTWYIENCWIPEEDKFHVNKPALRILFPFLLNDVVPGRAKRSARAQPKPWLLNSYQAHRTCVTGLVYLDATGVLLSCSSDRTIRLWSLGGRYIGLLGSPVSWEPLATDLPLPEGYRFRIPPDLQREVSFTTAKVLRGGKDFPRIRTKSGGTGGGLAGSVIVERQKQIPPIDTYGSALVEPMLNIAVLKLPSKEPRLRTIKLEQTYPSLPLYGHMVEFPIKTLANSTAVELLLEKTKMLQFKEAPADPDTEEKSKDA from the exons ATGGCGGGAAGACTATCGTGCGCTAGTTCCGACAAGGAAATTCATCGTTTTGTCACACGCGAACAGATCGGCTTTTTGCACGGTCGGTTTCGATTGCAGAACGACCGACTTACGCTGGTGGAGCTGCGCGAACTGTTGAGCGGAATCGGGCTACACTATACCGACGAGGAGTACCGAACCTTGTGGCTGCAGATAAACACCGACCACGATGAGTACTGCCAGTGGGATGAGTTTCTGAGCTATCTGATCCTTGGCTTTCAGGACGATGATCCGTTGGCGGTAAAGCAATCGCTTGATCCACCCATTTCGGACGAGCTGTGTCTGAAGTTGCGGCGCCAGGTGTACAACATCATCAAGATCGACTTTTGCCCGATGGTGTACTAC GATGGAAGCGTTAGCTGGTCGCAAGGACACTGGATCACAACGTCTCGCGAGGGTGTGATACAGTTCTGGACCGAGGACTGGAAACCGGCGATGACGGCACGATCGGTTCCTTCGAACTTAAAACGCTCGAAAACGTGGGTTCTCGAAACGGTTCCCCTGCCGGATATGAGCATGTTCTGCGTCGCTGGACTGGAAACGGAGCTTCGGTTCTACGATGTCGTTGCGTCGTCCTTCACGCTGAAGCTGGTTATCGAACGACTGCCGCATCCGATCAGTGCAATGGCGTACCGATTTAACCATCACGAACCGGGCAAGCTAATTACCGGCGACTACGACGGTCATATCCGCTTGTTTGAGTTTCATCCCGAACGAAAGGCGACATCATCGAGCGAAACATACTCGGCCATAGCGCGCGTAACTCTGCAGGACGTACTACATGGGAAGTATCCACCCCTGGAAGGTACAGATTACGGGCGGCTTCTGCCCGACATAGTACGCTCTGTGCAGTTCATCGAAAGTCTGGGAAGTTTTATAGCGTGTGCGGAAGTGAATCCGCTAGCTTCCACCCGCGGACGATCGCGCGAGGAACAACCCTGCAGCATGGTACTGCATCCGCTAGAAATGCCTCCTTCCGCATCGGTAACGAAATTTTACGTTCCCCGAGGTGTGACGTGTTTCGCGTTCGAACCGTCCAACGAGCTGCTGGTGTCCGGAGGACCGGATTGTGATCTCCGGCTGTGGGATATCCACCGACCGGATAAGCCATCCGTCGTGCTGGTAGGACACACGTCGAGCATTACGTTTGTTTTCCTGCAAGACGCTGCCGAGAAGATTTACAGCCTGGATCAGAAGAAGATCATCAAGGTGTGGGACGTGCGGAATCGCGTGCTGCTGCAAACGTTTAGCCAGTTTTCGACCGTTCTTGTGAAAGGCGTTCCGGCCTGCGCGTACTACAATGCGCGTGAGCGAGAGCTAGTGGTAGCGAGCAACAAGCTGTTTGTAACGGCCTGCTGTCCGGAGATCGCACTCGACCGTACGGATGGTGATAGCCACACCAAACCCGTGTCGGTTCTGTTGTACAACGAGCTGTACCAGCTGGTTGTAAGCTGCGGGTTCGACAGCTTCATCATAGTGTGGGACCATCGGTTGAACCGGAAGATGACCATCATCACAGAGGCGCACACGCAGGTCCGCAATGGAGTGCTCGAACCGGTGGAGATTACGGCCGGATGCTTCGATGGGAAGCAGCAGCTGTTGCTGACCGGTGCTCGCAACGGTTCGATGAAAATCTGGAACATTAGCGGCCGAACGTGCATGCGCACAATACAGATGGATGACGACTGTGAGGTGACGGCCGTCTTTTGGCAAGCCAATCGTATACTGGCGATGGGCTGGAACCATCGGGTGGTGGAGTATGCCGCCTTCGCGGAGAACGATGAGTATCCGCGAGGATTGCAGTGGCGGAAGCTGCATTCGGACGACATTCTTTGTGCGGCGGTCAGTGGTACAACGCCCGGCGTGATGGCTACCTCCAGCTATGCGGGTGAACTCGTGTTTTGGATGCTCGAGACGGGGCAACCGTACCGCCGGTACGATGCAACCAATCCCCGTTCACGCATACCGATCCTGTTCCGCGAAGGACCCGAATCAAAACCACGCAAACTGACACCGAGACGGTCGATCTTTCTAGCATCGACTGGCAGCTTGCAGCAGCGTCGTCTGTCCCGAATCCAGATGCCATCGGGTTTGGAGCAGATGCGGCGACTTTCGATACAGTCGTTGCTGTTTCTTCCGTGCCGTCCGATGATGGCCGACCACGGGACAATGGTCGGTTCGCTGGATAATGGGACGGTGCAGGTGTGGTCGCATCATGCGCACGGAGGATTTAAAGCGCAGTTCAACGGAATCCATATGGCCGGCGATCGGATAATTACGATGGCAACGGATAAGGCGAACAGGTTCCTGTTTACTGGCACCGCGCTCGGATACGTGAAAACGTGGTACATCGAAAATTGTTG GATTCCGGAGGAAGACAAATTTCACGTGAACAAACCCGCCCTAAGAATACTGTTTCCCTTCCTGCTGAATGATGTGGTACCGGGCCGTGCCAAACGTTCCGCCCGTGCACAGCCCAAACCCTGGCTGCTTAACTCATACCAGGCCCATCGGACCTGTGTGACCGGACTGGTCTATCTGGACGCTACCGGTGTGCTGCTGAGCTGCAGCAGTGATCGCACGATAAGGCTGTGGAGTCTCGGTGGGCGCTACATTGGTCTGCTGGGCAGTCCGGTCAGCTGGGAACCGTTAGCAACCGACCTACCACTCCCTGAGGGATATCGTTTCCGGATTCCGCCGGACCTGCAGCGCGAGGTAAGCTTTACCACGGCGAAAGTGTTACGAGGAGGCAAGGATTTCCCCCGAATACGGACCAAGAGCGGCGGTACTGGTGGTGGTCTAGCGGGAAGCGTAATCGTGGAACGACAGAAGCAGATACCGCCGATCGATACGTACGGTAGCGCACTGGTCGAACCAATGCTGAACATCGCCGTGCTGAAGCTGCCATCTAAAGAACCCAGGCTGCGGACGATAAAGTTGGAACAAACGTATCCCTCGTTGCCGCTGTACGGGCACATGGTAGAGTTTCCGATAAAAACGCTAGCAAACTCGACAGCCGTTGAGCTGTTGctggagaaaacaaaaatgttgcaATTTAAGGAAGCACCAGCGGATCCCGACACCGAGGAGAAATCGAAAGACGCTTAA